The Euphorbia lathyris chromosome 8, ddEupLath1.1, whole genome shotgun sequence genome has a window encoding:
- the LOC136203495 gene encoding ethylene-responsive transcription factor WIN1 has translation MVQSKKFRGVRQRHWGSWVSEIRHPLLKRRIWLGTFETAEEAARAYDQAAILMSGRNAKTNFPIPQNPIGNPKPTNNDSSSSELSEILHAKLRKCSKAPSPSLTCLRLDTENSHIGVWQKRAGQRSDSNWVMTVELGKGNQAETEVVQVPEMTNEMVEEERIALQMIEELLNRNCPHDDSASAFFL, from the exons atggtGCAATCAAAGAAGTTCAGAGGAGTCAGGCAGCGCCATTGGGGTTCTTGGGTTTCCGAAATTCGGCACCCTCTTCT gAAAAGGAGAATCTGGCTTGGGACATTTGAAACCGCAGAAGAAGCGGCAAGAGCATATGATCAGGCTGCAATCTTGATGAGCGGCCGAAATGCCAAAACTAATTTTCCCATACCTCAAAATCCAATTGGGAATCCCAAACCAACTAAtaatgattcttcttcttctgagttaTCTGAAATTCTGCACGCCAAGCTTCGGAAATGCAGCAAGGCGCCGTCACCGTCGCTGACTTGTTTAAGGCTGGACACAGAGAATTCCCACATTGGAGTGTGGCAGAAACGCGCCGGGCAGAGGTCGGATTCGAATTGGGTGATGACAGTGGAGCTTGGAAAGGGAAACCAGGCAGAGACAGAGGTGGTTCAAGTGCCGGAGATGACCAATGAAATGGTAGAAGAAGAGAGGATAGCCTTGCAAATGATAGAAGAACTTCTCAACAGGAATTGTCCTCATGATGATTCTGCTTCTGcctttttcctttaa